One Pseudomonadota bacterium DNA window includes the following coding sequences:
- a CDS encoding D-alanyl-D-alanine carboxypeptidase family protein has product MFSCLLSIAAGSVTAQLPSLPVPAAPQVDARSYILIDFQTGKVLAEREADLVVDPASLTKIMTAYLVFTELRDGRLTLDEEVLVSERAWRMGGSKMFIEVGDRVRVEDLIRGVIVQSGNDASVALAEHIAGTEDAFALRMEQQALAMGLVNSQFRNATGMPAERHRVTARDVAAMSRRLIADFPQYYPLYSEREFKFGPIEKPQRNRNPLLGNFEGADGLKTGYTAAAGYCLAASAERDGQRLISVVMGTKSARARASASRALLNYGFRYYATHRLYGAGDTIASVRVWKGDVEQVPLGIEQDLWITIPRGSYDRLQASTTVSERAVAPVDGGQTLGRLQVTLDGETVVDTPLTTLTPVIPGSFVKRTWDQVIMWFN; this is encoded by the coding sequence GTGTTTTCCTGCCTACTGTCGATCGCTGCTGGTAGCGTGACGGCGCAGCTGCCCTCGCTACCCGTCCCCGCCGCCCCACAGGTCGACGCCCGCAGCTACATCCTCATCGACTTCCAAACGGGCAAGGTGCTGGCCGAACGGGAGGCGGATCTTGTTGTCGATCCCGCCAGCCTAACGAAAATAATGACAGCCTACCTAGTGTTCACCGAGCTGCGCGATGGCCGCCTCACGCTCGATGAAGAGGTGCTTGTGAGCGAGCGTGCCTGGCGCATGGGCGGCTCGAAGATGTTCATCGAGGTGGGCGATCGGGTGCGCGTAGAAGACCTCATTCGCGGGGTCATCGTGCAGTCCGGCAACGACGCCAGCGTGGCCCTGGCCGAGCACATCGCGGGCACGGAGGACGCCTTCGCCCTGCGCATGGAACAGCAGGCCCTGGCCATGGGACTCGTGAACAGCCAGTTTCGCAACGCCACGGGAATGCCCGCCGAGCGCCACCGAGTCACGGCTCGCGATGTGGCCGCCATGTCGAGACGACTGATCGCCGACTTCCCCCAGTACTACCCGCTCTACTCCGAGCGCGAGTTCAAGTTCGGCCCGATCGAGAAACCCCAGCGCAACCGTAACCCCCTGCTCGGGAACTTCGAGGGTGCTGACGGTCTGAAGACCGGCTACACGGCGGCCGCCGGCTACTGCTTGGCAGCCTCCGCCGAACGCGACGGCCAGCGCCTGATCTCCGTGGTGATGGGGACCAAATCGGCGCGGGCACGCGCCAGCGCTAGCCGCGCCTTGCTGAATTACGGATTTCGCTACTACGCCACCCATCGTCTCTACGGCGCAGGCGACACGATCGCCAGCGTGAGGGTGTGGAAGGGCGATGTGGAACAGGTGCCACTCGGTATCGAGCAAGACCTGTGGATTACCATCCCGCGCGGTAGCTACGATCGTCTCCAGGCGAGCACCACGGTCAGTGAGCGTGCCGTCGCGCCCGTAGACGGTGGACAGACGCTCGGCCGCCTGCAGGTGACGCTGGACGGCGAGACGGTGGTCGATACGCCCCTGACCACC
- a CDS encoding septal ring lytic transglycosylase RlpA family protein — translation MSSTGAHRRRSWLGTIIIVALAMAIAGCASSGGADSSSSSSKASHSSARVNRAGNAPFYEVMGQRYYVMMQAADYRERGVASWYGAKFHGRPTASGEIYDMYALSAAHKTLPIPTYVRVRNLANGRAIVVRVNDRGPFVKNRLIDLSYEAARRLELIGPGTGLVEVQVVSAPAAPAPRADTLLATPATYAAPPPEVIPTQGAPSGGFAEFFVQVGAFSDAANAERLRTRLQALGFANVVIHRAQPPEPAFRVRVGPFSDVRAYDELVERMRLANITDTFLTGY, via the coding sequence GTGAGCAGCACCGGCGCACATCGCCGGCGATCTTGGCTGGGCACCATCATCATCGTCGCGCTGGCCATGGCGATCGCCGGCTGCGCCAGCTCAGGTGGCGCAGATAGCAGCAGTAGCTCCAGCAAGGCCTCGCACTCGAGCGCCCGCGTGAATCGCGCTGGCAACGCTCCCTTCTACGAAGTGATGGGACAGCGCTACTACGTGATGATGCAGGCGGCCGACTACCGCGAGCGCGGCGTCGCCTCCTGGTACGGCGCAAAGTTCCACGGTCGGCCGACGGCGAGCGGCGAGATCTACGACATGTACGCGCTGAGCGCGGCGCACAAGACCCTGCCGATCCCGACCTACGTGCGCGTGCGCAACCTCGCCAACGGCCGCGCTATCGTGGTGCGCGTCAACGACCGCGGCCCCTTCGTCAAGAATCGCTTGATCGACCTGAGCTACGAAGCCGCTCGCCGCTTGGAGCTGATCGGCCCGGGCACGGGTCTGGTGGAGGTACAGGTGGTTTCGGCGCCCGCTGCGCCCGCCCCCCGCGCCGATACGCTGCTCGCCACCCCAGCGACGTACGCTGCGCCGCCGCCGGAAGTTATCCCAACGCAGGGGGCGCCGTCCGGGGGCTTCGCCGAGTTCTTCGTACAGGTCGGGGCGTTCTCCGACGCCGCTAACGCCGAGCGCCTGCGCACGCGCCTGCAGGCGCTCGGCTTTGCGAACGTCGTGATCCATCGAGCGCAACCACCGGAACCTGCCTTCCGCGTTCGGGTCGGACCCTTCTCAGACGTCCGCGCCTACGACGAGCTCGTCGAGCGGATGCGACTCGCGAACATTACCGATACATTCCTGACCGGCTACTAG
- the mltB gene encoding lytic murein transglycosylase B, with the protein MSKGLSCAAWLALVAVANVAHALDVADADVAAFIETTARERSIDSAWLTELLADAQVKSSIVKAISRPAERTKPWHDYRDLFVREPRISAGARFWASQREALDATSERYGIPPRVFVAILGIETNYGTTQGGYRVIDALSTLAFAYPPRAKFFRSELTRFLELAHAGDLDPHTAMGSYAGAMGAPQFMPSSYMAYAVDANEDGSRDLWQNWPDIIASIGNYLDEHGWRPGEPIVVPATLTAGTDPASLPATKLALSHTVGSLRAAGLRIDEALADDAKAVFMRLDGDDGPEYWVGLRNFYVITRYNHSVLYAMAVVTLGRSVADKLEQAAR; encoded by the coding sequence GTGAGCAAAGGACTCTCCTGCGCCGCTTGGCTGGCGCTGGTCGCCGTCGCCAACGTGGCCCACGCCCTGGATGTGGCCGATGCCGACGTCGCCGCATTCATCGAGACCACCGCCCGCGAGCGTTCTATCGACAGCGCGTGGCTAACGGAATTACTCGCCGACGCGCAAGTAAAATCGTCGATAGTGAAGGCCATTAGCCGGCCTGCCGAGCGCACCAAGCCCTGGCATGACTACCGCGATCTGTTCGTCCGCGAACCGCGCATCAGTGCCGGTGCGCGCTTCTGGGCCAGCCAGCGCGAGGCTCTCGACGCCACCTCCGAGCGCTACGGGATCCCACCACGCGTGTTCGTGGCCATCCTCGGCATCGAAACCAACTACGGCACCACCCAGGGCGGCTATCGGGTCATCGACGCTCTCAGCACCCTAGCTTTCGCCTACCCACCGCGCGCCAAGTTCTTCCGAAGTGAGCTCACCCGCTTCCTCGAGCTTGCCCACGCGGGTGATCTCGATCCGCACACTGCCATGGGGTCCTACGCTGGCGCGATGGGAGCACCCCAGTTCATGCCGAGCTCGTACATGGCCTACGCGGTCGATGCCAACGAGGACGGCAGCCGAGATCTGTGGCAGAACTGGCCAGACATCATCGCCAGCATCGGTAATTACCTCGACGAGCATGGCTGGCGACCGGGTGAGCCTATCGTCGTGCCAGCCACGCTAACGGCGGGCACCGATCCCGCCTCATTGCCGGCGACCAAACTGGCCCTCTCGCACACGGTGGGCAGCCTGCGTGCCGCGGGCCTGCGCATCGATGAGGCGCTAGCGGATGACGCGAAGGCGGTCTTCATGCGCCTCGATGGTGACGACGGACCCGAATACTGGGTCGGGCTGCGCAACTTCTACGTCATCACCCGTTACAACCATAGCGTGCTCTACGCCATGGCCGTCGTGACGTTGGGCAGGTCGGTGGCTGACAAGCTGGAGCAAGCCGCCCGGTGA
- the rodA gene encoding rod shape-determining protein RodA → MSSANPLSTGYADGSANPSRAGALFRIFHLDLPLLLALFALCALGLVVLYSASGQSEYLLIRQAVRLGLAFIAMLVIAQIPPNYLRIWSPWAFLGGTGLLVAVLFLGDEGGGAQRWLDLGFMRFQPSEIMKLAVPMAVAWLLHPRPLPPSLWIMFLALAMVLVPTALIALQPDLGTALLIAVSGLIVLFLGGLSWRLITVGGLTATAAAPALWFVYLHDYQKERVLTFLNPESDPLGSGYHIIQSKIAIGSGGVFGKGWTNGSQASLDFLPEPYTDFIFAVLGEEFGLMGVLTMLAAYALVIGRGLMIAVQAQDTYSRLLSGSLSFTFFVYLIVNTGMVSGLLPVVGVPMPLVSYGGTSMVTIMAGFGILMSVQTHRRLLSR, encoded by the coding sequence ATGAGCAGCGCCAATCCCCTGTCCACCGGCTATGCCGACGGCTCCGCCAACCCGAGCCGTGCGGGCGCACTGTTCCGTATCTTCCATCTCGATCTGCCTCTGCTGCTAGCCCTCTTTGCCCTCTGCGCCTTGGGCCTGGTTGTGCTCTACAGCGCGAGCGGACAGAGCGAGTACCTGCTAATTCGCCAAGCCGTTCGCCTCGGCCTCGCCTTTATCGCCATGCTGGTGATCGCTCAGATCCCGCCCAACTACCTGCGCATCTGGTCACCCTGGGCGTTTCTGGGTGGAACTGGGCTGCTGGTGGCCGTGCTCTTTCTCGGCGACGAAGGCGGTGGTGCCCAACGCTGGCTCGACCTTGGCTTCATGCGCTTCCAACCCTCGGAGATCATGAAGCTGGCGGTCCCGATGGCGGTCGCCTGGCTGCTGCATCCACGGCCCCTCCCGCCTTCCCTATGGATCATGTTTCTCGCCTTGGCGATGGTGCTGGTTCCGACCGCACTGATCGCACTTCAACCGGATCTTGGAACGGCCCTGCTGATCGCCGTCAGCGGCCTCATCGTGCTCTTTCTCGGCGGTCTGAGTTGGCGCCTGATCACGGTCGGCGGCCTGACCGCAACCGCCGCCGCACCTGCCCTGTGGTTTGTCTACCTGCACGATTATCAGAAAGAACGCGTGCTCACCTTCCTCAACCCGGAGAGCGACCCTCTCGGCAGCGGTTACCACATCATCCAGTCGAAGATTGCAATCGGCTCAGGGGGGGTGTTCGGCAAGGGCTGGACCAACGGCAGTCAGGCCAGCCTGGACTTTCTGCCAGAGCCGTACACGGACTTCATCTTTGCTGTGCTCGGCGAGGAATTCGGGCTGATGGGCGTGCTCACGATGCTCGCCGCTTACGCGCTCGTGATCGGTCGTGGCTTGATGATCGCGGTACAAGCGCAAGACACCTATTCGCGCCTACTCAGCGGCAGCCTCAGCTTCACGTTCTTCGTGTATCTGATCGTCAACACGGGCATGGTGAGTGGCCTGCTGCCGGTGGTCGGCGTGCCCATGCCTCTGGTGAGCTACGGCGGCACCTCCATGGTGACCATCATGGCCGGTTTCGGTATCCTCATGTCCGTGCAGACACACCGGAGGCTGCTCTCGAGGTGA
- the mrdA gene encoding penicillin-binding protein 2: protein MSAQDRRNIKDTDREVRLYATRMAVAAVLSLVAVLALIGRLTFLQVLNHEHYQALSTGNRVKIEPIPPTRGLISDRNGIRIADNLPSFQLEITPEDVDDLNETLARLGHVITLSDGDLERFRRDYKRHRRFEPVPLKYQLTDDEVAQFAVQRQFFAGADVRARLARRYPLGSIAAHTVGYVASLSQRDLERLESARYAGTTHTGRTGIERALEDTLQGRPGYRQILVNAQGRSLKTLKNDPPQAGRDIMLTLDVRVQRAAAAALQGRRGAIAAVSPRDGSVIALYSSPSFDPNLFGTGLSQAQYDLLVRSDDKPLFNRALQGAYPPGSTIKPILGLAGLTLQAIDGTETHWCPGYFQLPGDSHRYRDWKPQGHGHVDLHGAIEQSCDVYFYELATRLGVDVMHDFLTSFGLGSRSGLNIGSEHAGLVPSTEWKRTAFRRRADQVWFPGETVIAGIGQGYMLSTPLQLARATAILGARGERYAPRIVEAVRGEEDGRMQTQPTQKLAPLEATAEAWQEVLQAMQGVVHGTRGSARAVGRSSPYLMAGKSGTAQVFTVAQDDEYNEEEIAEALRDHAWFVAFAPFEYPQIAVAVIVENGGSGSRVAAPIARTVMDAYLLPATPAAGTVAGN from the coding sequence ATGAGTGCCCAAGACAGACGCAACATAAAGGACACGGATCGGGAGGTGCGTCTGTACGCGACGCGCATGGCCGTCGCCGCCGTGCTCTCGCTGGTCGCCGTCCTCGCCTTGATCGGTCGCCTTACCTTCCTGCAGGTCCTCAACCACGAGCACTACCAGGCGCTCTCAACGGGGAATCGGGTGAAGATCGAGCCGATTCCGCCGACCCGCGGCTTGATCAGCGACCGCAACGGCATCCGCATCGCCGACAACCTGCCGTCCTTCCAGCTGGAGATCACCCCGGAAGACGTTGATGACCTCAACGAGACCCTCGCTCGCCTGGGCCACGTGATCACCCTCTCCGACGGTGACCTGGAGCGCTTCCGAAGGGACTACAAGCGCCATCGGCGCTTCGAGCCGGTACCCCTGAAGTATCAGCTAACGGATGACGAAGTTGCGCAATTCGCCGTCCAGCGCCAGTTCTTCGCGGGCGCCGACGTGCGCGCGCGCCTGGCGCGGCGCTACCCACTCGGCAGCATAGCCGCTCACACGGTGGGCTACGTCGCCAGCCTCAGCCAACGCGATCTGGAACGGTTGGAGTCGGCACGCTACGCAGGCACCACGCACACGGGGCGCACGGGCATCGAGCGCGCGTTGGAAGACACGCTCCAGGGCAGGCCTGGCTATCGCCAGATTCTGGTCAACGCCCAAGGCCGTTCACTGAAGACTCTTAAGAACGACCCGCCGCAGGCGGGCCGGGATATCATGCTGACGCTCGACGTGCGCGTGCAGCGAGCGGCCGCGGCAGCGCTGCAAGGACGCCGTGGCGCGATTGCCGCCGTCTCCCCGCGCGACGGCTCGGTCATCGCCCTCTACTCCAGCCCATCCTTCGATCCCAACTTATTCGGCACAGGACTCTCGCAGGCTCAGTACGACCTGCTCGTGCGCAGCGACGACAAGCCCCTATTCAATCGCGCCTTACAGGGCGCGTACCCGCCGGGATCCACGATCAAGCCGATCCTCGGTTTAGCGGGACTGACCCTGCAAGCCATCGACGGCACGGAGACTCATTGGTGTCCTGGCTACTTCCAACTTCCCGGCGATTCACATCGCTACCGCGACTGGAAGCCTCAGGGCCATGGGCACGTGGATCTGCACGGCGCGATTGAGCAATCCTGCGACGTGTACTTTTACGAGCTTGCAACACGCTTAGGGGTGGACGTGATGCACGACTTCCTCACGAGCTTCGGCCTCGGCTCACGCAGCGGCCTGAACATCGGCAGCGAGCACGCCGGCTTAGTGCCCTCCACCGAATGGAAACGTACGGCGTTCCGTCGGCGAGCGGACCAGGTGTGGTTCCCGGGAGAGACCGTAATCGCGGGCATCGGCCAGGGCTATATGCTCAGCACCCCGCTGCAGCTCGCTCGTGCCACGGCGATCCTCGGCGCCCGCGGCGAGCGCTACGCTCCTCGCATCGTCGAGGCGGTGCGCGGGGAAGAAGATGGCCGCATGCAAACGCAGCCCACGCAGAAGCTGGCTCCTCTGGAGGCGACTGCGGAGGCTTGGCAGGAGGTGCTCCAGGCGATGCAGGGCGTGGTGCACGGTACGCGAGGCTCGGCCCGCGCGGTCGGCCGGTCCAGCCCGTACTTGATGGCAGGTAAGTCTGGCACCGCACAGGTGTTCACCGTGGCCCAGGATGACGAATACAACGAGGAGGAGATCGCCGAGGCCCTGCGCGACCACGCGTGGTTCGTGGCCTTCGCCCCCTTTGAATACCCACAGATCGCCGTGGCCGTGATCGTGGAGAATGGCGGTAGCGGCAGCCGCGTGGCAGCGCCCATCGCGCGTACGGTGATGGACGCTTACCTACTGCCGGCCACGCCAGCCGCCGGCACGGTAGCGGGGAACTAG
- the mreD gene encoding rod shape-determining protein MreD, producing MTGGVSKTATGIIVVSVILALALSVMPLPPEIELARPPWLPMLTVYWVLRRPESFGLIAAWVCGVLLDALQGTFLGQHALALIIVAALAQRFRLRMRVSPISHQTASVALLAALYEFLLMWVDGVAGQPTGGFARFTSAATVLALWPLLALVSSTRVATTATDS from the coding sequence ATGACCGGCGGCGTCAGCAAGACCGCCACCGGGATCATCGTCGTCTCGGTAATCCTCGCCCTTGCCCTGAGCGTGATGCCACTCCCCCCCGAGATCGAATTGGCACGCCCGCCCTGGCTACCGATGCTCACAGTCTATTGGGTGCTGCGCCGTCCGGAGAGTTTCGGCCTGATTGCTGCCTGGGTGTGCGGCGTTCTGCTCGATGCACTTCAAGGCACCTTCCTCGGTCAGCATGCCCTAGCCCTGATCATCGTGGCTGCCCTCGCACAACGTTTCCGCCTACGTATGCGGGTCTCACCAATCAGCCACCAGACCGCAAGCGTGGCGCTGCTGGCCGCGCTCTACGAGTTTTTGCTCATGTGGGTGGACGGCGTGGCAGGGCAACCTACCGGTGGCTTCGCCCGCTTCACGAGCGCCGCGACCGTGTTGGCTTTGTGGCCCCTACTTGCGCTGGTGAGCAGTACGCGCGTCGCCACCACCGCCACCGACAGCTGA